The Pirellulales bacterium genome has a window encoding:
- a CDS encoding amidase family protein: RVSRHGCMQLCWSLDKIGPICRNVDDCGLVLAAIHGADPRDTASVDRWPAQEDSGMSTERRICPVGGRHNLPCMPRANS; the protein is encoded by the coding sequence CGGGTAAGCCGACATGGCTGCATGCAACTCTGTTGGTCGCTCGATAAGATCGGACCGATTTGCCGCAATGTTGACGACTGCGGACTGGTCCTGGCCGCGATTCACGGCGCCGACCCGCGCGACACCGCTTCGGTCGACCGCTGGCCTGCGCAAGAAGATAGTGGAATGAGCACCGAACGGCGCATCTGCCCTGTCGGCGGTCGTCACAATCTTCCCTGCATGCCACGGGCAAACTCGTAG
- a CDS encoding (2Fe-2S)-binding protein, translating to MDAIFHFTVNAQPTQITTDASRPLLDVLREELSLTGAKYGCGEGECGACTVLIDGVATRSCMTPIARADGRTIVTIEGLAKDGKLHPVQQAFVDCGAAQCGYCVPGQIMNAVGLLKETPQASREQIVEGMRGNLCRCCNYPDLRAAVERAAELLAQGDRNS from the coding sequence ATGGATGCGATATTTCACTTCACCGTGAACGCGCAGCCCACTCAGATCACGACCGATGCAAGTCGGCCTCTTTTGGATGTGCTGCGCGAAGAGCTATCCCTGACCGGCGCGAAATACGGTTGCGGCGAGGGAGAATGCGGCGCTTGCACCGTCCTCATCGATGGGGTCGCCACGCGCTCGTGCATGACGCCGATCGCGAGAGCGGATGGACGCACGATTGTGACCATCGAGGGTCTTGCCAAAGACGGCAAGCTCCATCCGGTGCAGCAGGCCTTTGTCGATTGCGGCGCCGCGCAGTGTGGCTACTGCGTGCCCGGGCAGATCATGAATGCCGTCGGATTGCTCAAGGAGACGCCACAAGCGTCGCGAGAGCAAATCGTCGAGGGGATGCGTGGCAATCTCTGCCGCTGCTGCAACTACCCAGACTTGCGCGCGGCCGTCGAGCGCGCGGCGGAGCTGCTGGCGCAAGGAGACCGCAACTCATGA
- a CDS encoding molybdopterin cofactor-binding domain-containing protein has protein sequence MKRDLITDEPVEDERFELVVGPGYDFSHSRRTFVEVFGAGMLIAISARRGMAQVPQRRGGFNGGGGAATVGSRIVIGIDGAVTVLTGKVEVGQGARTQLRQAAAEELRLPVESVRIEMGDTEQCPNDGGTSGSGTTPRTVPSVRTAAAVARQILLELAAEKLQADASALSVKDGRILSPQSNRSITYAELAQDQALKAKLASTTSAGAALTAPDDWQVLGKPAAKADLQNIVTGAHRYPSDIVLPDMLYGRVLRRPAYGASLKSIDLSRARAMPGVTVVRDGEFVGCAANSSWLAAKATDELSASAQWELADPAKQPTSENIFDYLKQHAASSQATSGRGPGRGGTSKGMVDQGLADSHKTLTAAYDVAYIQHAPLEPRAAVAQWHDGKLTVWTGTQNPMRVRGELMEAFKLSADQVRVIVPDTGGAFGGKHTGECALEAARLAKGCGKPVSLRWTRAEEFTWAYFRPAALIEVAGGLTEQGNLHVWKFTNYHAGGSALETPYDVPNVRTQFIACDGPLRVGSYRALAATANTFARECFMDELAAATNVDPLHFRLQHLPQGRLRDVLVAATDKFAWAARCAKHTADVGIGLACGTEKGSYVAACVEVQIDRRTGTVKVNHICQAFDCGAVQNPDNLRSQVEGGIVMGLGAALRERIEFADGKIRNGSFADYLVPRMDDLPTIDTILVNRRDLPSAGAGETPVIAVAPAIANAVFHAIGIRVRSMPLRAELLKQSV, from the coding sequence ATGAAGCGCGACTTGATAACCGATGAGCCCGTCGAAGACGAACGATTCGAACTCGTCGTAGGACCTGGCTACGACTTTTCGCACAGCCGCCGCACGTTCGTCGAAGTTTTCGGGGCGGGGATGTTGATCGCGATTTCCGCGCGCAGGGGGATGGCGCAGGTGCCGCAACGGCGCGGCGGTTTCAACGGTGGCGGAGGCGCGGCCACGGTTGGGAGCCGCATCGTTATTGGCATCGATGGCGCGGTTACCGTCTTGACCGGCAAGGTCGAGGTGGGGCAGGGCGCCCGAACGCAGCTGCGTCAGGCCGCGGCCGAAGAATTGCGGCTGCCGGTCGAAAGTGTACGTATCGAAATGGGCGACACTGAGCAATGTCCCAATGACGGCGGCACGTCGGGCAGCGGAACAACGCCCAGGACCGTGCCGAGCGTGCGAACGGCGGCCGCGGTGGCACGGCAGATACTTCTCGAGCTGGCCGCCGAAAAGCTGCAAGCGGATGCAAGCGCGCTCAGCGTGAAAGACGGTCGCATTCTCTCGCCGCAATCGAATCGTTCGATAACTTATGCCGAGCTGGCCCAAGATCAGGCGTTGAAAGCCAAGCTGGCGAGCACCACGAGCGCTGGTGCCGCGCTGACTGCGCCCGACGATTGGCAGGTTCTTGGCAAGCCGGCAGCGAAGGCGGATTTGCAGAATATCGTCACAGGCGCGCATCGCTATCCGTCCGACATTGTGCTGCCGGACATGTTGTATGGGCGCGTGCTGCGGAGGCCTGCTTACGGGGCCAGCTTGAAGTCGATCGATCTGTCGCGCGCCCGCGCCATGCCAGGAGTTACGGTCGTTCGCGACGGCGAGTTCGTCGGCTGCGCAGCCAACAGCTCCTGGCTGGCCGCAAAAGCAACCGATGAACTATCGGCAAGCGCCCAGTGGGAACTGGCGGACCCGGCGAAACAGCCAACGAGCGAGAACATTTTCGACTATTTGAAACAGCATGCGGCTTCTTCCCAGGCGACTTCTGGTCGCGGCCCGGGTCGCGGCGGCACGTCGAAGGGCATGGTCGACCAAGGCCTGGCCGATTCCCACAAAACGCTGACCGCTGCGTACGACGTCGCGTACATCCAGCACGCTCCTTTGGAACCGCGCGCTGCCGTGGCGCAGTGGCACGACGGGAAGTTGACTGTCTGGACCGGCACGCAGAATCCCATGCGCGTGCGTGGCGAATTGATGGAGGCCTTTAAGCTGTCGGCCGATCAGGTACGGGTTATCGTGCCCGACACCGGTGGGGCGTTTGGCGGAAAGCATACCGGCGAATGCGCGCTGGAAGCGGCGCGCCTCGCCAAGGGATGCGGCAAGCCCGTTTCGCTGCGCTGGACGCGTGCCGAAGAGTTCACTTGGGCTTACTTCCGTCCGGCCGCTCTGATCGAAGTCGCCGGGGGACTGACCGAGCAAGGAAATCTACACGTCTGGAAGTTCACGAATTATCACGCCGGCGGCTCGGCCCTGGAGACGCCGTACGACGTACCAAATGTCCGCACGCAGTTCATCGCCTGCGATGGACCGTTGCGCGTAGGCTCGTATCGCGCGCTGGCCGCCACGGCCAATACTTTCGCGCGTGAATGCTTTATGGATGAGTTGGCCGCAGCGACAAATGTCGATCCGCTCCACTTTCGTTTGCAGCATCTGCCCCAGGGGCGGCTGCGCGACGTGCTCGTGGCCGCCACCGACAAGTTCGCCTGGGCCGCTCGCTGCGCCAAGCACACGGCGGACGTTGGCATAGGACTGGCCTGCGGCACCGAAAAGGGTTCGTACGTGGCCGCCTGCGTCGAAGTGCAGATTGATCGGCGCACAGGCACCGTCAAAGTGAATCATATCTGCCAGGCGTTCGATTGCGGGGCCGTTCAGAATCCAGACAATCTGCGGTCCCAGGTCGAAGGCGGCATCGTCATGGGTCTGGGCGCGGCGCTGCGCGAGCGCATCGAGTTTGCCGATGGCAAGATTCGCAACGGCAGCTTCGCGGATTATCTTGTGCCGCGAATGGACGATTTGCCGACAATCGATACGATACTGGTTAACCGGCGCGACCTGCCGAGCGCCGGGGCCGGCGAAACTCCCGTCATAGCCGTGGCACCGGCCATCGCCAACGCCGTCTTTCACGCGATCGGTATTCGCGTCCGATCGATGCCCCTGCGCGCGGAACTGCTCAAGCAGTCGGTATAG
- a CDS encoding prenyltransferase/squalene oxidase repeat-containing protein gives MAICLALPAAVGLSRAEETDAPITLENVGSPGKNDPDEPLATEFSSAKAARYLDTASVGWQKTFGCMTCHTNYLYLMSRPSVSSEVPAHQIVREYAEKLVSDRWPTKGPRWDAEVVMTAAMLAGNDAQTTGKLHPLTKEALDRIWTVQREDGGFDWYKVCHWPPYEDDDYFGATMAALGVGIAPDDYAKTPAAQAGVKKLQTYFGANPAPSLHHRALLAWAGTYLPELMDKKQQQECVDALLALQHADGGWGIAQLGEWERRDKSPQDKETSDGYGTGFVVFIARRAGIPASDPRLVRGVEWLKTHQRESGRWFTRSLFCDRAHYISNAGTSFALMALHECDSLEPHAEGP, from the coding sequence ATGGCTATCTGCCTGGCATTGCCGGCCGCGGTGGGATTATCTCGCGCCGAAGAGACCGACGCACCGATAACGCTGGAAAATGTCGGTAGCCCCGGCAAGAACGATCCCGACGAGCCTTTGGCGACCGAGTTTTCCAGTGCCAAAGCGGCCCGCTATCTGGACACAGCGTCGGTCGGGTGGCAGAAGACCTTCGGCTGCATGACCTGCCATACGAATTACCTGTATCTCATGTCGCGTCCCAGCGTATCGAGTGAGGTACCCGCGCATCAGATCGTTCGCGAGTACGCCGAGAAGCTCGTTTCGGATCGTTGGCCGACCAAAGGACCGCGCTGGGATGCCGAGGTAGTCATGACCGCGGCGATGCTTGCCGGCAACGACGCCCAAACAACCGGCAAGCTTCATCCGCTCACTAAGGAGGCGCTAGATCGCATCTGGACGGTGCAGCGTGAGGATGGTGGGTTCGATTGGTATAAGGTGTGCCATTGGCCACCGTACGAGGATGATGACTATTTCGGCGCCACGATGGCCGCATTGGGTGTCGGCATCGCTCCCGATGATTACGCCAAAACGCCTGCCGCTCAGGCCGGCGTGAAGAAGCTGCAAACCTATTTCGGCGCCAATCCCGCGCCGTCCTTGCATCATCGCGCACTACTTGCGTGGGCAGGAACTTACCTGCCCGAGTTGATGGACAAGAAACAACAGCAAGAATGCGTAGACGCGTTGCTCGCGCTGCAACATGCTGACGGTGGGTGGGGAATCGCCCAACTCGGAGAGTGGGAGCGTCGCGATAAGTCGCCGCAGGATAAGGAAACCAGTGACGGCTATGGGACTGGCTTTGTCGTCTTCATTGCTCGTCGCGCCGGCATTCCCGCGAGCGACCCCAGATTGGTTCGCGGAGTCGAGTGGTTGAAGACGCATCAGCGTGAAAGCGGCCGCTGGTTCACGCGATCGCTATTCTGCGACCGGGCTCATTACATCAGTAATGCAGGAACGTCCTTCGCTTTGATGGCCCTGCATGAGTGCGATTCGCTCGAACCGCACGCGGAAGGTCCATAG